One part of the Oncorhynchus clarkii lewisi isolate Uvic-CL-2024 chromosome 7, UVic_Ocla_1.0, whole genome shotgun sequence genome encodes these proteins:
- the LOC139414254 gene encoding transcription factor HES-5-like, with translation MKPIEIRFSLHRPLQHRDPAMVPTITSTMIYSKEHLTLTKKIRKPVVEKLRRDRINNSIEQLKSLLVPEILNQQSDSKLDKADILEMTVCFLRRQKQNQPVSSSSCSAPVNQGYSRCVQEIVHFLSKCEQKSQSQRRLLSHFQSLQPSSDENKRKIDRPQLSSPAQHSISKDKSPVNIAPWRPW, from the exons ATGAAGCCAATAGAGATCAGATTCTCTCTACACAGACCTCTACAGCACAGAGATCCAGCTATGGTACCTACAATCACTTCAACTATGATCTACTCTAAGGAGCACCTGACTCTGACAAAAAAG ATAAGAAAGCCAGTGGTGGAGAAGTTACGCAGAGATCGTATCAACAACAGCATTGAGCAACTCAAGTCTCTCCTGGTTCCAGAGATCCTCAACCAGCAGTCCGACTCTAAGCTAGACAAAGCCGACATCCTGGAGATGACAGTTTGCTTCCTGAGACGACAGAAACAGAACCAGCCAGTGAGCTCCTCTTCCTGCTCAGCACCTGTCAATCAGGGTTACTCCAGGTGTGTCCAAGAGATTGTTCACTTCCTTTCTAAATGTGAGCAGAAGTCACAGTCCCAGAGAAGACTGCTGAGCCACTTCCAGAGCCTGCAGCCATCCTCTGATGAGAACAAGAGGAAGATTGACCGTCCTCAGCTGAGCTCCCCAGCCCAGCACAGCATCAGCAAAGACAAGAGTCCAGTCAACATCGCCCCCTGGAGGCCCTGGTAG
- the LOC139414253 gene encoding transcription factor HES-5-like: MKPVEIRFSLQRPLQHRDPAMAPTITSTMIYSKEHLTLTNKLRKPVVEKLRRDRINNSIEQLKSLLVPEILNQQSDSKLDKADILEMTVCFLRRQQQNQPVSSSSCSAPVNQGYSRCVQEIVHFLSKDDQKSQSQRRLLRHFQSLQPSSDKNRREIDGPQLSSPAQHSISKDKNPVNIAPWRPW; this comes from the exons ATGAAGCCAGTAGAGATCAGATTCTCTCTACAAAGACCTCTACAGCACAGAGATCCAGCCATGGCACCTACAATCACTTCAACTATGATCTACTCTAAGGAGCACCTGACTCTGACAAACAAG CTAAGAAAGCCAGTGGTGGAGAAGTTACGCAGAGATCGTATCAACAACAGCATTGAGCAGCTCAAATCTCTCCTGGTTCCAGAGATCCTCAACCAGCAGTCCGACTCTAAGCTGGACAAAGCCGACATCCTGGAGATGACAGTTTGCTTCCTGAGACGACAGCAACAGAACCAGCCAGTGAGCTCCTCCTCCTGCTCAGCACCTGTCAATCAGGGTTACTCCAGGTGTGTCCAAGAGATTGTTCACTTCCTTTCTAAAGATGATCAGAAGTCACAGTCCCAGAGAAGACTGCTGCGACACTTCCAGAGCCTGCAGCCATCCTCTGATAAGAACAGGAGGGAGATTGACGGTCCTCAGCTGAGCTCCCCAGCCCAGCACAGCATCAGCAAAGACAAGAATCCAGTCAACATCGCCCCCTGGAGGCCGTGGTAG
- the LOC139414255 gene encoding transcription factor HES-5-like → MKPIEIRFSLHRPLQHRDPAMVPTITSTMIYPKEHLTLTNKLRKPVVEKLRRDRINNSIEQLKSLLVPEILNQQSDSKLDKADILEMTVCFLRRQQQNQPVSSSSCSPPVNQGYSRCVHEIVHFLSKDEQKSQSQRRLLRHFQSLQPSSDKNRIDGPQLSSPAQHSISKDKSPVNIAPWRPW, encoded by the exons ATGAAGCCAATAGAGATCAGATTCTCTCTACACAGACCTCTACAGCACAGAGATCCAGCCATGGTACCTACAATCACTTCAACTATGATCTACCCTAAGGAGCACCTGACTCTGACAAACAAG CTAAGAAAGCCAGTGGTGGAGAAGTTACGCAGAGATCGTATCAACAACAGCATTGAGCAGCTCAAGTCTCTCCTGGTTCCAGAGATCCTCAACCAGCAGTCCGACTCTAAGCTGGACAAAGCCGACATCCTGGAGATGACAGTTTGCTTCCTGAGACGACAGCAACAGAACCAGCCAGTGAGCTCCTCCTCCTGCTCACCACCTGTCAATCAGGGTTACTCCAGGTGTGTCCATGAGATTGTTCACTTCCTGTCTAAAGATGAGCAGAAGTCACAGTCCCAGAGAAGACTGCTGCGACACTTCCAGAGCCTGCAGCCATCCTCTGATAAGAACAGGATTGACGGTCCTCAGCTGAGCTCCCCAGCCCAGCACAGCATCAGCAAAGACAAGAGTCCAGTCAACATCGCCCCCTGGAGGCCATGGTAG
- the LOC139414252 gene encoding transcription factor HES-5-like, with amino-acid sequence MKLVEIRFSLHRPLQHRDPAMVPTITSTMIYPKEHLSLTNKLRKPVVEKLRRDRINNSIEQLKSLLVPEILNQQSDSKLDKADILEMTVCFLRRQQQNQPVSSSSCSAPVNQGYSRCVQEIVHFLSKDDQKSQSQRRLLRHFQSLQPSSDKNRREIDGPQLSTPAQHSIRKEKSPVNIAPWRPW; translated from the exons ATGAAGCTAGTAGAGATCAGATTCTCTCTACACAGACCTCTACAGCACAGAGATCCAGCCATGGTACCTACAATCACTTCAACTATGATCTACCCTAAGGAGCACCTGAGTCTGACAAACAAG CTAAGAAAGCCAGTGGTGGAGAAGTTACGCAGAGATCGTATCAACAACAGCATTGAGCAGCTCAAATCTCTCCTGGTTCCAGAGATCCTCAACCAGCAGTCCGACTCTAAGCTGGACAAAGCCGACATCCTGGAGATGACAGTTTGCTTCCTGAGACGACAGCAACAGAACCAGCCAGTGAGCTCCTCCTCCTGCTCAGCACCTGTCAATCAGGGTTACTCCAGGTGTGTCCAAGAGATTGTTCACTTCCTTTCTAAAGATGATCAGAAGTCACAGTCCCAGAGAAGACTGCTGCGACACTTCCAGAGCCTGCAGCCATCCTCTGATAAGAACAGGAGGGAGATTGACGGTCCTCAGCTGAGCACCCCAGCCCAGCACAGCATCAGAAAAGAGAAGAGTCCAGTCAACATCGCCCCCTGGAGGCCCTGGTAG